The Esox lucius isolate fEsoLuc1 chromosome 5, fEsoLuc1.pri, whole genome shotgun sequence genome includes a region encoding these proteins:
- the LOC105028462 gene encoding uncharacterized protein LOC105028462 — MVRQTKTYKQHLERKNLAGMSEKMSGSNEFSNGQSSVQKAVRSPNPTQLSQNAVQHGEDSANAGQVTSYLPWRLLKIRFPAEQMVRQTKTYKQHLERKRLAGMSVNTSGSNEFSNGQSSVQKAVRSPNLTQLSQSAVLHVEDSAKGGQVSYLPWLQLKDRFLAEKVNQPKTSKAVSRIWASNDPRLIPQKQQGKRKSPTGELDEASGVSKCKRAKEKNISDVTLLKTDPSTGNTTNTNNRAGASRPLEAMKNRISVWGHSRQCQPQTTSPARRLSAPLAKYLASTITPRAIDIQRMGLTSDLMKFLNMPDEKLSLQLWDLGEDAGDQRYKAHWQFSTQQGHILMDSKWLQNNENW; from the exons ATGGTGAGACAAACCAAGACCTACAAACAGCATTTAGAGAGAAAGAACCTGGCTGGGATGTCAGAAAAGATGTCTGGCAGCAATGAGTTCAGTAATGGTCAGAGCTCTGTTCAGAAGGCTGTGAGGAGTCCAAACCCGACTCAACTGTCCCAGAATGCTGTTCAGCATGGAGAGGACAGTGCAAATGCTGGTCAGGTCACATCCTATCTCCCATGGCGGCTGCTGAAGATACGTTTTCCAGCCGAACAGATGGTGAGACAAACCAAGACCTATAAACAGCatttagagagaaagaggctaGCTGGGATGTCAGTGAATACGTCTGGCAGCAATGAGTTCAGTAATGGTCAGAGCTCAGTTCAGAAGGCTGTGAGGAGTCCAAACCTGACTCAACTGTCCCAGAGTGCTGTTCTTCATGTAGAGGACAGTGCAAAAGGTGGTCAGGTGTCCTATCTTCCCTGGCTGCAGCTGAAGGACCGTTTTCTTGCAGAGAAGGTGAATCAGCCCAAGACATCCAAAGCGGTTTCCAGGATCTGGGCTTCCAATGACCCCAGGTTAATCCCACAGAAGCAGCAGGGTAAAAGAAAGAGTCCCACAGGGGAGCTGGATGAGGCATCTGGGGTCAGTAAATGCAAAAGAGCCAAGGAAAAGAACATCTCTGATGTGACCCTGCTGAAGACTGATCCATCCACTGGAAATACgacaaatacaaacaatag AGCTGGAGCATCTCGTCCTCTGGAGGCTATGAAGAACAGAATTAGCGTTTGGGGCCACTCTCGGCAATGTCAACCTCAGACAACTTCACCAGCCAGACGCCTCAGTGCCCCTTTGGCTAAGTACCTAGCCTCCACCATCACACCAAGGGCCATTGACATCCAGCGAATGGGGTTAACATCTGACCTTATGAAGTTCCTAAACATGCCGGATGAGAAGCTGTCATTGCAGCTCTGGGACTTAGGGGAGGATGCAGGAGACCAGCGCTACAAAGCCCACTGGCAGTTCTCCACCCAGCAAGGCCATATACTGATGGACAGCAAATGGCTCCAGAACAATGAGAACTGGTGA
- the naglu gene encoding alpha-N-acetylglucosaminidase, which yields MRFTCIYSLTLLVVVFNVLVHCEFQTLAHLKPQANDKTQGRAVVELLKRLLGNRSREFIVSVNRTLSNDSLEACELRSAKNNKIIATGSTGVAVASGIYNYLKYFCNCHISWSGNQLNIPRPLPQLTGVLRISTQHRFRYYQNVCTQSYSTVWWDWPRWQREIDWMALNGINLPLAFTGQEALWQEVYLSLGLNQTEIDQFFTGPAFLAWNRMGNLFQWGGPLPQSWHVKQLYLQFKILDQMRSFGMLPVLPAFSGIVPQGIARLFPKANMTKLAPWSHFNCSYSCAYTLDPREPLFHRIGSLFLSQLVKQFGTDHVYNTDTFNEMTPTYSDPAYLSAVSRAVFDTMTAVDPQAIWLMQGWLFVHDTAFWKPAQIQALLHGVPIGRMIVLDLFAESTPAFSFTKSFYGQPFIWCMLHNFGGNTGLFGTVESINSGPFEALTFPNSTLVGLGLAPEGIEQNPVVYELMGELAWRKEPVNLAKWVSLYAVRRYGSTHENLAAAWRLLFRSVYNCTVPNYKNHNHSPLVHRPSLRMNTEVWYQKVDLYEAWRLLYEVAQPHMVRETFRYDLVDITRQAMQLITTDYYCEIRDAFQAQTLPELLTSGGVLVYDLLPELERLLSSDGHFLLGTWLERARSLALDEAEARLYDMNARNQITLWGPDGNILDYANKEWGGLMEDYYSQRWSLFINTLVECLDRGRPFRQDTFNQAVFQVEKGFVFNNWKYPSKPQGDTYDIVSRIFLKYYPQAVKRLKSSTR from the exons ATGAGATTTACATGCATTTATAGTCTTACTTTGCTCGTTGTAGTCTTTAATGTATTAGTACATTGCGAGTTTCAGACTCTGGCGCATTTAAAACCGCAAGCCAACGACAAGACTCAGGGAAGAGCTGTAGTGGAACTTTTGAAGCGTCTACTTGGAAATAGGTCTCGTGAGTTCATTGTGTCAGTCAACAGAACTTTATCCAATGACAGTTTGGAAGCATGTGAGCTACGGTCGGcgaaaaacaataaaatcataGCTACAGGCAGTACCGGGGTAGCTGTCGCCTCTGGGATttataattacttaaaatactTCTGCAATTGTCATATATCGTGGTCAGGCAATCAACTCAACATTCCACGTCCTTTGCCACAACTGACAGGCGTCCTCCGCATCAGCACCCAACACAG ATTTAGGTACTACCAGAACGTATGCACTCAAAGTTACTCAACAGTGTGGTGGGACTGGCCACGATGGCAGAGAGAGATCGACTGGATGGCTCTGAATGGCATCAACCTGCCTTTGGCGTTTACTGGACAAGAAGCATTATGGCAAGAG GTGTACCTCTCACTGGGACTGAACCAGACTGAAATCGACCAGTTCTTCACTGGCCCTGCATTTCTGGCCTGGAACCGTATGGGCAACCTGTTCCAGTGGGGGGGCCCTCTACCACAGTCCTGGCACGTGAAGCAGCTCTACCTCCAA TTCAAGATTTTGGACCAAATGAGATCCTTCGGCATGCTGCCTGTTCTTCCAGCTTTCTCTGGGATTGTGCCTCAGGGCATTGCCAG GCTCTTTCCAAAAGCCAACATGACCAAACTTGCGCCATGGAGCCATTTCAACTGCAGCTACTCCTGTGCCTACACACTAGACCCCCGTGAACCCCTCTTCCATCGGATCGGGTCACTGTTCTTATCCCAGCTGGTTAAGCAGTTTGGCACGGACCATGTCTACAACACAGACACCTTCAATGAGATGACGCCGACCTACTCAGACCCCGCCTACTTGTCCGCGGTCAGCCGTGCAGTCTTTGACACCATGACAGCAG TGGATCCCCAGGCCATTTGGCTGATGCAGGGCTGGCTCTTTGTGCATGACACTGCATTCTGGAAGCCTGCCCAGATTCAGGCCCTTCTGCATGGTGTGCCCATTGGCCGGATGATCGTGTTGGACCTGTTTGCAGAATCTACGCCGGCTTTCTCCTTCACCAAGTCCTTCTACGGCCAGCCGTTTATATGGTGTATGCTCCACAACTTTGGCGGCAACACTGGCCTCTTTGGCACAGTGGAGAGCATAAACTCTGGGCCATTTGAGGCTCTCACCTTCCCCAACTCCACTCTGGTTGGACTCGGGCTGGCGCCGGAGGGAATCGAACAGAACCCTGTGGTGTACGAGCTGATGGGTGAGTTGGCATGGCGCAAAGAGCCAGTCAATCTGGCCAAGTGGGTGTCTCTGTATGCGGTTCGCCGCTACGGCAGCACCCATGAAAACCTGGCGGCCGCCTGGAGGCTGCTTTTTCGCAGTGTCTACAACTGCACTGTGCCGAACTACAAGAACCACAACCACAGTCCTTTGGTCCACCGACCCTCGCTACGCATGAATACCGAAGTGTGGTACCAGAAGGTGGACCTGTACGAGGCCTGGAGGCTGTTGTACGAGGTGGCCCAACCGCATATGGTCCGGGAGACATTCCGCTACGACCTGGTGGACATCACTCGGCAGGCCATGCAGCTTATCACCACAGACTACTACTGCGAGATCCGGGATGCCTTCCAGGCCCAGACGCTTCCAGAGCTCCTGACGTCAGGTGGCGTGTTGGTATACGATCTCCTCCCCGAGCTGGAGCGCCTGCTGTCCAGCGACGGCCACTTCCTGCTGGGGACGTGGCTTGAGCGAGCGCGGTCCCTGGCTCTGGATGAGGCGGAGGCGCGACTGTACGACATGAATGCCCGGAACCAGATCACCCTGTGGGGGCCCGATGGCAACATTCTGGACTATGCTAACAAGGAGTGGGGCGGTCTAATGGAAGACTATTACTCCCAGCGCTGGAGTCTGTTCATCAACACGTTGGTCGAGTGCCTGGACAGGGGCAGACCCTTCAGGCAAGACACCTTTAACCAGGCTGTCTTTCAGGTGGAGAAGGGCTTTGTTTTTAACAACTGGAAGTACCCCTCCAAACCGCAGGGGGACACTTATGACATTGTCAGCCGAATCTTCCTCAAATATTATCCACAGGCTGTGAAGAGACTAAAGTCATCCACACGGTAA